In the Bacillota bacterium genome, AAATTCCTGCCCCTTTTTTTTAGCCTCTTCAGCTGTTACACCTATTGCGCGAGGGAGATTGATGTCATTGCCATATTTAGTTGCTACGCGTATAGTCCATAATAACGATGGATCCAGGAGTTCCTCCCCTGTAAAAACATTCCAAGGTGCAGCAGGTATGCCTATTCGTTTTAGTTCGTAAAAACCTTGGAGTTTATTCATATTATTTGTTCACCTTTTAGCCTTTCAATTAAATCTTTCAAAACATTAATATATCATTTATTGTTGGGCAAGAAAAGGCTATTATATTCTTGGAAAGCATATTGATCTGTCATACCACTTATATGGTCACAAATTAACCGAATGAATTTCGGATCGTTTTGTAGAATAGTTATTTCCTCTGCTATGTCTTTCCTTTTAAAATATCCTTTTTGGGGGATATAATGTTTTTCAAGTATATTATCTGGTAGTTGCTGGGGGCCTTGAAAATAAGACCAGAAAAGTTGTTGGATCAATTTTTCTGCCTTGCAGTCCATTCGACTAACTTCTAAAGAACTAACCACTGAATCAGTTATGTATCGTTGTAAAGATTCCTGTTGTGTATCAATTGTTTCTGAAAACCAAATTATTATATCCTCAAAGTGCTCTGGATATTTTCCTTTGTGAATTTCTTTAATTGCCGTTAAATTAATGTTTGTCTGTTCTAGAACATCAGTCACCAATTTCTGTATGAGTTTTCTTATAAGCGTTGAACGTAACTGAGCGGGATTTTTTCCTTTAACGTCAATATCAAACTCTTTAATTACAGTATTAACTAATGGTTCGTTTACAAGGTCATTAACATCGATAAATTTCGCCCGAAAACCATCTTCCAAATCGTGCGTGCGTTGGGCAATTTCATCTGCCACTGCAACAGCTTGTCCTTCTAGAGAAAAAGATGGTTTGTCTAATGTCATTTTGGAAAGGTTTAGGTTTGCATAATAAACCTTTTCTTTTTTTCTATCTACTTTTCCCTTTTGGTTTTTTCGGTAAACAGATATTTTAGAATTAGTATGCTTAAAAATTCCTTCTCTTACTGCAAAGGTGAGATTGAGTCCTGAGTACTCTTCATACACTTGTTCTAGATTATCTACGACATGTAAGCTTTGAAAATTGTGTTTAAATCCACCAACATAGTTAAAGGGTTTAATGTCAGAACCTGGAAAAGGAGTATGTCCTGATAGAATATCGTGTAGTGTTCTTTCCCCTACATGACCAAAAGGAGTATGACCTAAATCGTGTCCTAGTGCTATCGCTTCAGTTAATTCCTCATTTAGCCCTAGATTCCTAGCTAATGACCTTGCTATCTGCATTACTTCCATTGTATGAGTTAATCTAGTGCGATAGTGGTCACCTTTTGTAGAGGTAAATACTTGTGTCTTATGCATTAGTCTTCTAAATGCCCTTG is a window encoding:
- the dgt gene encoding dNTP triphosphohydrolase codes for the protein MDGNNNLVIRTELLLKREKELADYSQRSFGESIKRLREEKGEDKFRTPFQRDRDRIVHSRAFRRLMHKTQVFTSTKGDHYRTRLTHTMEVMQIARSLARNLGLNEELTEAIALGHDLGHTPFGHVGERTLHDILSGHTPFPGSDIKPFNYVGGFKHNFQSLHVVDNLEQVYEEYSGLNLTFAVREGIFKHTNSKISVYRKNQKGKVDRKKEKVYYANLNLSKMTLDKPSFSLEGQAVAVADEIAQRTHDLEDGFRAKFIDVNDLVNEPLVNTVIKEFDIDVKGKNPAQLRSTLIRKLIQKLVTDVLEQTNINLTAIKEIHKGKYPEHFEDIIIWFSETIDTQQESLQRYITDSVVSSLEVSRMDCKAEKLIQQLFWSYFQGPQQLPDNILEKHYIPQKGYFKRKDIAEEITILQNDPKFIRLICDHISGMTDQYAFQEYNSLFLPNNK